In the Sulfurivermis fontis genome, ACTGAGCCCCGAGTGGTTACGCCGCGCAGCACCCAGCCCGAAGTCAGGCGGGGCAGGCTGAAGCCCGCCCTGTGATCAGCCGGCGATTTTTGCGAATGCCTCTTTCATGAACGGCGGCAGGGCCAGCGCGCCCTGGTGCACCTCGGCGCTGTAGTAGCGGGTGGGGAAGGGTTTGGCCACGGCGTCGGCAATGCGGAATCCCTTGAAGGCGTGTTTGGCGGCCATGGTGCAGGTCCACCAGCCGGAGGGGTACACCGGCTGCGGGAAGTGCAGGGTCTGCACGTCGGCATAGCCGGCGCCGCGCATGGCCTTGTGCATGTCGGTGAGGATCTGCATGTTGAGCAGGGGCGACTCGCTCTGTTGCACGATGATGCCATCGTCCCCCAGCGCGCGGTGGCAATCGCGGAAGAACGGCTCGGAGAACAGGCCGATGGCCGGGCCCACCGGGTCGGTGCTGTCGACGATGATCACGTCATAGCTGCCGGGCGTCGCCTCCTGCACCCACTGGATGCCGTCGGCGAAGTGCAGTTCGGCGCGCGGGTCGTTGTTGGATTCGCACAGTTCGGGGAAGAACCTTTCCGCGGCGCGGGTGACGCCGGCATCGATATCCACCTGCTGCACCTGCGCCACCTCCGGATGGCGCAGCACCTCGCGCAGGGTGCCGCAATCGCCGCCGCCGATGATCAGTACGCGCTTCGGATTCGGATGGGTGAACAGCACCGGGTGGGCCAGCATCTCGTGGTAGAGATAGTTGTCGCGTGCGGTGAGCATGATGTAGCCGTCGATCACCATCAGGTTGCCGAAACCTTCGGTGCCGTAGACCTCGATCTTCTGGAACGGCGTCTGTTCCTCGTGCAGCTTGCCGGTGATCTTGAGGGAAAAGGTGGAACCGTCGGCGGTGGGGTTTTCGGTGAACCAGAGAGTATCATCCAGGGCCATGGCTGCTCCGCGCTATTCAGTATGTGAGTATTCGCCTATATTGTCTCCCGGTAGTCATTCATCTTCAACT is a window encoding:
- the speE gene encoding polyamine aminopropyltransferase, with the protein product MALDDTLWFTENPTADGSTFSLKITGKLHEEQTPFQKIEVYGTEGFGNLMVIDGYIMLTARDNYLYHEMLAHPVLFTHPNPKRVLIIGGGDCGTLREVLRHPEVAQVQQVDIDAGVTRAAERFFPELCESNNDPRAELHFADGIQWVQEATPGSYDVIIVDSTDPVGPAIGLFSEPFFRDCHRALGDDGIIVQQSESPLLNMQILTDMHKAMRGAGYADVQTLHFPQPVYPSGWWTCTMAAKHAFKGFRIADAVAKPFPTRYYSAEVHQGALALPPFMKEAFAKIAG